From Oscillospiraceae bacterium CM, a single genomic window includes:
- a CDS encoding YafY family transcriptional regulator yields the protein MMRMSRLFEITYLLLERQNVTARALAERFEVSVRTIYRDVEELSAAGIPVYMQKGRNGGISLMPDFILDKTVLTAQEKEQVLSALAALSAANRHEGVVIEKLSALFGSRAANWIEVDFSGWGWGQIAKDDFALIKSAILERRVLSFTYHGGQAYASRRVAEPLKLVFRGQAWYLFAWCRKRRAPRFFKLSRIEELTVSDETFDREVPERALPETMLAQNVKILVRLRADDAVSFRIFDEFPHGAIKPDGENGLIVESLMPDGDWLVSYLLSYGSCIDVLEPPVLRAKIKAELEFMYRRYEENMT from the coding sequence ATGATGCGTATGAGCCGATTGTTTGAAATAACGTATTTACTATTAGAGCGTCAAAACGTTACCGCGCGGGCGCTCGCGGAACGCTTTGAGGTCTCCGTCCGGACGATTTATCGTGATGTTGAGGAACTCTCCGCTGCGGGGATTCCCGTTTATATGCAAAAAGGCCGAAACGGTGGGATCAGCCTGATGCCGGATTTTATACTAGATAAGACAGTGCTGACGGCACAGGAGAAGGAACAAGTGCTTTCGGCGCTCGCGGCACTCTCGGCAGCAAACCGACATGAGGGTGTTGTCATAGAAAAGCTTTCGGCGTTGTTCGGCAGCCGGGCGGCAAACTGGATCGAAGTCGATTTTTCTGGTTGGGGCTGGGGTCAAATCGCCAAGGACGATTTCGCCCTGATTAAAAGCGCCATTTTGGAACGGCGCGTTCTCAGCTTCACCTATCACGGTGGGCAGGCGTACGCGTCTCGGCGCGTTGCAGAGCCCTTGAAGCTTGTATTTCGTGGTCAGGCATGGTATTTGTTTGCCTGGTGCAGGAAACGCCGCGCACCGCGCTTTTTCAAGCTCTCGCGCATAGAAGAACTCACGGTGTCGGATGAAACATTTGATAGAGAGGTGCCCGAACGGGCGTTACCAGAAACGATGCTTGCGCAAAATGTAAAAATTCTTGTCCGCCTTCGGGCGGATGATGCCGTGTCCTTCCGCATTTTTGACGAGTTCCCGCACGGTGCCATAAAGCCGGATGGGGAGAACGGCCTCATTGTCGAATCACTGATGCCGGACGGCGACTGGCTCGTGTCGTATCTGCTCTCGTATGGGTCGTGTATTGATGTGCTGGAGCCGCCGGTGCTCCGGGCGAAAATAAAGGCGGAGCTTGAATTTATGTACCGCAGATATGAAGAAAATATGACATAA
- a CDS encoding GyrI-like domain-containing protein — translation MDKIDYKKAFKELYQPRAKPSKILVPEMTFLMVDGKGDPNMPDGEFAEAVSLLYALAYTIKMSKMGGRELKGYVDYVVPPLEGFWAYDDGGLFRFGGNAHFIWTAVIRQPDFVTSGVLEWAVSEVHKKKPGLDASKARLETFEEGLCVQCLHVGPYATEPETVEKMNVFMRENALVPDFSAARRHHEIYLGDPRKSDPAKLKTVVRHPVKATT, via the coding sequence ATGGACAAGATTGATTACAAAAAAGCGTTTAAGGAGCTCTACCAGCCCAGGGCGAAGCCCTCAAAAATCCTTGTTCCCGAGATGACCTTTCTCATGGTCGACGGGAAAGGCGACCCCAACATGCCGGACGGCGAATTTGCCGAGGCTGTTTCGCTTTTGTACGCGCTGGCCTACACGATCAAAATGAGCAAAATGGGCGGACGGGAACTAAAGGGATACGTCGACTATGTTGTCCCGCCGCTGGAAGGTTTCTGGGCATATGACGACGGTGGGCTGTTTCGTTTCGGCGGCAATGCGCATTTTATCTGGACGGCGGTGATTCGGCAACCAGACTTTGTGACGTCGGGTGTTTTGGAGTGGGCCGTTTCGGAAGTCCATAAGAAAAAGCCGGGCCTTGACGCGTCAAAAGCACGGCTGGAGACATTTGAAGAGGGCCTGTGCGTTCAATGCCTCCATGTCGGGCCCTACGCCACAGAGCCGGAGACGGTGGAGAAAATGAACGTGTTTATGCGTGAAAATGCGCTTGTACCCGATTTCTCCGCCGCGCGCCGCCACCATGAGATTTATCTCGGTGATCCGCGCAAATCAGACCCGGCAAAACTGAAAACCGTGGTGCGCCACCCGGTCAAAGCGACAACATAA
- a CDS encoding ABC transporter ATP-binding protein, with protein sequence MTPLIEFRDVRKTYVLGGSPVRAVDGISMAVSKGEFVAIVGQSGSGKTTCMNIIGCLDVPTSGAYLLGGKNVGQMDDNALADIRNRMIGFIFQQYNLLPKLSVLENVEVPLLYAGQPKKIRRERALEALARVGLSDKLANRPNQLSGGQQQRVSIARALAGGPSVILADEPTGALDSKTGRDVLSLLKALHREGNTIVLITHDPSIAAEAGRVIRLSDGRIVSDGAPEKQNSGGGPA encoded by the coding sequence ATGACGCCGCTCATTGAATTTCGGGACGTCCGGAAAACGTATGTCCTAGGCGGCAGCCCCGTCCGTGCTGTTGACGGTATCAGCATGGCCGTCTCGAAGGGCGAGTTCGTTGCCATTGTCGGCCAGTCTGGCTCCGGCAAAACAACGTGCATGAACATCATCGGCTGCCTTGACGTGCCGACGTCGGGCGCTTACCTGCTCGGCGGCAAAAATGTGGGCCAGATGGATGATAACGCCCTGGCAGACATCCGCAACAGGATGATCGGCTTCATCTTTCAGCAATATAATCTGCTGCCGAAGTTATCCGTGCTTGAAAACGTTGAGGTCCCGCTTTTATACGCCGGGCAGCCAAAAAAAATCCGGCGTGAGCGCGCCCTTGAGGCACTCGCGCGCGTCGGTTTGTCGGATAAGCTTGCCAACAGGCCAAATCAGCTCTCCGGCGGCCAGCAGCAGCGTGTTTCCATCGCGCGCGCCCTCGCGGGCGGCCCGTCCGTTATTCTGGCCGACGAGCCAACCGGCGCGCTCGACTCCAAGACGGGCCGAGACGTTCTATCCCTTTTAAAGGCCCTGCACCGCGAGGGCAACACCATCGTCCTCATCACGCATGACCCGTCCATTGCCGCTGAAGCCGGGCGTGTTATCCGCCTGTCCGACGGGCGCATTGTATCCGACGGGGCACCGGAGAAACAAAACAGCGGAGGAGGCCCTGCATGA
- a CDS encoding HlyD family efflux transporter periplasmic adaptor subunit — protein sequence MTRDTPEQPDGPDRSAKKKLKKRWIIIIAAAVLAVVFIVLASLSSSRKSLTSAAYTPYTVKRGDITVTLSGSGTLQPADAYTLNALVSGDVLSAPFEEGDTVQKGDVLYTVDNADVAAAVQQAENSVGDNQRQYNNALKLQSDLTLKAGGAGSVTQLAVQPGDTVAAGQTVAVIRDMNVMSVTVQFQKSAAAGFSVGQSADVFINNFYETLPGVVSKVSSVDIVLPGNIIVRNVTIDVNNPGAISTATTASATIGGTTSIVDGTFTYKYEGSLKAPASATVMTVSAPEGSRVAKGQTVVVLQSNDVDNQVSAAHSALENAQINLSTQQRKLESYTVTSPIDGTIVEKIVKQGDTLKVGEGVCTVYDLSHLSLTLNVDELDIKSVRPGQAVTLTADAAPGMTFNGVVVTVNIKGTTKNGVTSYPVTIQLDETDALLPGMNVDAKIILESLHDVLTVPVAAVLRDNFVLLQTGTKEKTDAGIPTGFTSTPVTLGPSSDTDIVITGGLKEGDVIAVMDNTPTSYDTNLFAGRAENRIDNASNTSSGAPTTDSAADSGDTPAGNAG from the coding sequence ATGACACGAGACACACCGGAGCAGCCGGACGGCCCGGATAGGTCCGCGAAAAAGAAACTGAAAAAACGCTGGATTATCATCATTGCGGCGGCCGTACTGGCTGTTGTTTTCATCGTTTTAGCCAGCCTTTCATCCTCCCGGAAATCACTGACAAGTGCCGCGTATACGCCGTATACGGTCAAGCGCGGCGACATTACGGTGACGCTAAGCGGCAGCGGAACACTCCAGCCTGCCGACGCTTACACGCTCAACGCTCTCGTCTCCGGCGACGTTTTGTCGGCGCCGTTCGAGGAGGGTGACACCGTTCAAAAGGGCGATGTGCTTTATACGGTTGATAACGCCGACGTAGCTGCCGCCGTTCAGCAGGCGGAGAACAGCGTCGGCGACAATCAGCGCCAGTATAATAATGCTTTAAAGCTGCAAAGCGACCTGACACTGAAAGCGGGCGGCGCAGGTTCCGTGACGCAGCTGGCCGTTCAGCCCGGAGACACGGTCGCGGCGGGGCAGACCGTCGCCGTCATCCGTGACATGAACGTCATGTCCGTGACGGTGCAGTTCCAGAAAAGCGCGGCGGCCGGATTCTCCGTCGGCCAATCGGCGGACGTTTTTATCAACAACTTCTATGAAACGCTCCCCGGCGTCGTCTCCAAGGTCAGTTCTGTGGACATTGTGCTGCCGGGTAACATCATCGTCCGTAATGTCACGATCGATGTGAATAACCCTGGCGCCATTTCAACAGCAACGACGGCAAGCGCCACCATCGGCGGCACGACGAGTATCGTTGACGGGACGTTCACTTATAAATACGAGGGCAGCCTGAAAGCGCCGGCGAGCGCGACCGTCATGACCGTCAGCGCCCCGGAGGGCAGCCGTGTTGCAAAGGGGCAGACTGTCGTCGTCCTCCAGAGCAACGATGTCGATAATCAGGTTTCCGCGGCACACAGTGCGCTTGAAAACGCCCAAATCAATCTCAGCACCCAGCAGCGAAAGCTTGAAAGCTACACCGTTACCTCTCCGATTGACGGAACGATTGTTGAAAAAATCGTCAAGCAGGGTGACACGCTAAAGGTTGGCGAGGGCGTCTGCACGGTTTACGACCTCTCTCATCTCTCACTAACGCTTAATGTCGACGAGCTTGATATCAAGTCTGTGCGGCCGGGACAGGCCGTCACACTGACGGCGGATGCCGCGCCGGGCATGACGTTTAACGGTGTCGTCGTCACCGTCAACATCAAGGGGACGACGAAAAACGGCGTGACGTCCTATCCCGTCACGATTCAGCTCGACGAGACAGACGCGCTGCTTCCCGGCATGAACGTTGATGCAAAAATCATCCTCGAGTCTCTCCATGACGTTTTGACCGTCCCTGTTGCCGCCGTCCTCCGGGACAATTTTGTCCTGCTCCAAACGGGAACAAAGGAGAAAACAGACGCCGGTATTCCCACCGGATTCACATCTACGCCCGTCACACTCGGCCCGTCCAGCGACACGGATATCGTGATTACCGGCGGCCTCAAGGAAGGTGACGTTATCGCCGTTATGGACAATACGCCGACGTCGTATGACACAAACCTTTTCGCCGGACGGGCGGAAAACCGTATAGACAACGCCAGCAACACATCGAGCGGCGCCCCCACGACAGACAGTGCCGCCGACAGCGGCGACACCCCCGCGGGTAATGCCGGATGA
- a CDS encoding OmpA family protein, with translation MARNNNKPKKDNSERWLVTYADLMNLLLILFIILFAASQIDKAKAAKVAQSVRSGFGYQESGADASASDGSAASSPGSDQYWSPEGIAYQQFYEDVIKLIQENNLTDMVDVTMDDRGVVISFKDNVLYPSGQANLSAKSLALIDNIGSLLNHLTYSFILVEGHTDTDPIHTAEYIDNMDLSTQRATNVWRELIKMGISPTNTAAIGYGEYRPIAPNDTAANKAKNRRVVITILRKEVAASDQTALENSNAATQSAAS, from the coding sequence ATGGCTAGAAACAACAATAAGCCCAAAAAGGATAATTCAGAGCGCTGGCTTGTCACATATGCTGACCTGATGAATTTGCTGCTGATTTTATTCATCATCCTGTTCGCCGCCAGCCAGATTGACAAGGCTAAGGCGGCTAAGGTCGCCCAATCCGTCCGCAGCGGCTTCGGATATCAGGAAAGTGGTGCTGACGCTTCAGCCAGTGACGGCTCTGCAGCATCTTCCCCCGGCAGCGACCAGTATTGGTCACCGGAAGGAATTGCTTATCAGCAGTTTTATGAGGATGTTATTAAGCTGATCCAGGAAAACAACCTCACCGATATGGTCGACGTTACGATGGACGACAGGGGCGTTGTCATATCCTTTAAAGACAATGTTCTTTATCCGAGCGGTCAAGCCAACCTGAGCGCCAAGTCGCTAGCGCTCATCGATAATATTGGCTCACTGCTCAATCATCTGACATATTCCTTTATCCTCGTCGAGGGCCACACCGACACCGACCCGATCCACACGGCGGAATACATCGACAACATGGATCTCAGCACCCAGCGTGCCACCAACGTTTGGCGGGAGCTGATTAAAATGGGGATATCGCCGACAAATACAGCGGCCATCGGCTACGGTGAATACAGGCCGATTGCCCCGAACGATACGGCAGCAAACAAGGCAAAAAACAGACGCGTCGTCATCACCATCCTCCGCAAAGAGGTTGCCGCATCTGACCAGACCGCTCTAGAAAACAGTAACGCCGCAACCCAGTCAGCCGCTTCGTAA
- a CDS encoding GNAT family N-acetyltransferase: MDFILRDWRFDDADSLVFYADNPRIAVNLRDFFPSPYTAAAAHDFITSCRRNDPAVTRILAIDVGGMAVGSIGVLKKDDVYRKSAELGYWLGEPFWGQGIMTRAVCELCQTAFENMDIIRIFAEPFAWNTGSRRVLEKAGFALEGILKNSVYKNGRLGDSCVYARIRE; this comes from the coding sequence ATGGATTTTATCCTGCGTGACTGGCGTTTTGACGATGCCGACAGCCTCGTTTTTTACGCCGACAACCCGAGAATTGCTGTGAACCTGCGTGATTTTTTCCCAAGCCCCTATACGGCGGCGGCCGCCCATGATTTTATCACCAGCTGCCGTCGAAATGACCCTGCGGTGACGCGCATCCTTGCCATTGATGTCGGCGGTATGGCCGTCGGCAGCATCGGCGTTTTGAAAAAGGATGACGTCTACCGGAAATCCGCCGAGCTCGGCTACTGGCTTGGCGAACCATTCTGGGGGCAGGGCATCATGACGCGCGCCGTTTGTGAGCTGTGTCAAACGGCGTTTGAAAACATGGATATTATACGCATCTTTGCCGAACCGTTCGCGTGGAATACAGGTTCTCGCCGTGTGCTCGAAAAGGCTGGTTTTGCGTTGGAGGGTATTTTGAAAAACAGCGTTTATAAAAACGGGCGCCTCGGCGACTCGTGCGTCTATGCGCGCATCAGAGAATAA
- a CDS encoding ABC transporter permease produces MRIVQSFQLALKTIVTSKMRSFLTMLGIIIGVSGVMVIVGMGNGMQNYMTNSFKSLGTDLLTVTITGTATSKTVTPDDMYTLVAENTAYLKDVSPIVKVVGSVKIGSSTLDKTSVTGVSESYAAMKMYDMSGGRFLQYVDIARRGNVCVVGSYINKMWYNSDAIGKTIRINGVTLTIVGTVTEQSESEEGGTDDAVYIPYTTAARLSSTGMVNVYNFQVVSEDNISKSKEIIGDALFHVYGTKDAFTIISLSEMLSIMTTMLNVLVSVLAAIAAISLVVGGIGIMNIMLVSVSERTREIGIRKALGAKRRHILQQFVIEAATLSALGGLFGIGFGYLLSALATVILKRALDPNLAVVPSFSAIVIAFGISAAIGILFGYLPARKAARLNPIDALRYE; encoded by the coding sequence ATGAGAATTGTGCAGTCTTTTCAGCTGGCGCTGAAAACCATCGTCACAAGCAAAATGCGTTCTTTTTTGACGATGCTTGGCATCATCATTGGCGTTTCCGGCGTGATGGTTATCGTCGGCATGGGCAACGGCATGCAAAATTATATGACAAACAGCTTTAAAAGCCTCGGGACGGATTTGCTGACCGTTACCATCACGGGGACGGCGACCTCTAAAACGGTCACGCCCGACGACATGTACACGCTTGTTGCGGAAAACACCGCCTACCTAAAAGATGTCTCCCCGATTGTTAAGGTTGTCGGTAGCGTTAAAATCGGCAGCAGCACGCTTGATAAGACAAGCGTCACAGGCGTCAGCGAATCTTACGCCGCGATGAAAATGTATGACATGAGCGGCGGACGATTTTTACAGTACGTTGATATCGCGAGGCGCGGCAACGTCTGCGTCGTTGGCAGCTATATCAATAAAATGTGGTATAACAGCGACGCTATCGGCAAAACGATTAGAATAAACGGCGTCACGCTGACGATTGTGGGCACCGTCACGGAGCAGTCTGAAAGTGAAGAAGGCGGGACGGACGACGCCGTCTATATCCCCTATACGACGGCCGCGCGTTTATCGTCGACCGGGATGGTCAACGTCTATAACTTTCAGGTCGTTTCGGAGGACAATATTTCCAAAAGCAAGGAGATTATTGGCGACGCGCTCTTCCACGTCTATGGGACAAAGGATGCCTTTACGATCATCAGCCTCTCCGAGATGCTCAGCATCATGACAACAATGCTGAACGTGCTGGTCTCGGTCCTTGCGGCGATTGCCGCCATATCCCTCGTCGTCGGCGGTATTGGTATTATGAACATCATGCTCGTCTCCGTCTCTGAGCGCACGCGTGAAATCGGCATCCGAAAAGCGCTGGGCGCCAAGCGCCGCCACATCCTGCAGCAGTTCGTCATTGAAGCGGCGACGCTCAGCGCCCTTGGCGGCCTTTTCGGCATTGGCTTCGGTTACCTTCTGTCGGCCTTGGCCACCGTCATCCTCAAAAGAGCGCTTGACCCGAATCTGGCCGTCGTCCCGTCATTTTCCGCGATTGTAATCGCCTTCGGCATATCAGCTGCCATCGGCATTCTCTTCGGCTATCTGCCTGCGAGAAAAGCCGCGCGCCTCAACCCAATTGACGCCCTGCGTTACGAATAA
- a CDS encoding MotA/TolQ/ExbB proton channel family protein, translating to MNIFLLLGLLIGFGGVIYGYIGDEGVLSALLKPTAASIVFGGTIGFVLLSFPLTFLKQLPKALKMILFRKKKNYAEIIDLLYSLANVARRDGILAMEAEAEKVNDPFIKKGLLYVADGVEPDFLKEVLENEIEAKTREFEQAAKVMEGAGGVSPAMGVLGTVMGMVSILREMGADMEELGHKIATAFIATMYGVGAANLLWLPLGAHINNCADEDAAYMGLIVTGLLSILEGEYPARMRDNLIASIGGLEEGKGKSKPQDKSA from the coding sequence ATGAATATATTCCTGCTCCTTGGTCTTTTGATCGGCTTCGGCGGTGTGATTTATGGTTATATCGGCGATGAAGGCGTTTTATCGGCGCTTTTGAAGCCGACAGCGGCCAGCATCGTTTTCGGCGGCACAATCGGTTTTGTCCTGCTGTCTTTTCCGCTGACCTTTCTCAAGCAGTTGCCGAAAGCTTTGAAAATGATTTTATTTCGGAAAAAAAAGAATTATGCAGAGATTATCGACCTGCTTTATAGCCTTGCCAATGTCGCGCGGCGCGACGGCATTCTCGCCATGGAGGCCGAAGCGGAAAAAGTTAATGACCCGTTTATTAAAAAGGGCCTTTTATATGTTGCCGACGGCGTGGAGCCAGACTTTTTGAAGGAAGTCCTCGAAAACGAGATTGAGGCGAAAACACGTGAATTCGAACAGGCAGCCAAAGTGATGGAGGGTGCCGGTGGCGTCTCCCCGGCTATGGGCGTGCTCGGCACCGTTATGGGCATGGTCAGCATTCTGCGTGAAATGGGTGCCGACATGGAGGAGCTCGGGCATAAAATCGCCACGGCCTTCATCGCCACGATGTATGGTGTCGGCGCGGCAAACCTTCTATGGCTGCCGCTTGGGGCGCATATCAACAACTGCGCCGACGAGGACGCGGCGTACATGGGTCTTATTGTCACAGGTCTTCTCAGCATTCTTGAAGGCGAATACCCGGCGAGGATGCGCGACAATCTGATCGCATCGATCGGGGGACTTGAAGAAGGCAAGGGCAAATCAAAGCCACAGGACAAAAGTGCCTGA